Proteins co-encoded in one Streptomyces sp. NBC_01283 genomic window:
- a CDS encoding DUF948 domain-containing protein, translating to MSGGEVAGILVAVFWAILVSFLAVVLVRLAQTLRATTKLVAEVTEQAVPLLADASTAVRSAQTQIERVDAIASDVQEVTSNASALSTTVASTFGGPLVKVAAFGYGVRRALGRKAGPESTNVPPAPARRTVIVGRTVPSARRRGKRKKD from the coding sequence GTGTCGGGTGGAGAGGTGGCCGGGATCCTGGTGGCCGTCTTCTGGGCGATCCTCGTCTCCTTCCTGGCCGTGGTGCTGGTGAGGCTGGCGCAGACGCTCAGGGCGACCACCAAGCTCGTCGCGGAAGTGACCGAGCAGGCCGTCCCGCTCCTCGCGGACGCCTCCACCGCGGTGCGTTCCGCGCAGACCCAGATCGAACGGGTCGACGCCATCGCCTCGGACGTCCAGGAGGTCACGTCGAACGCGTCGGCGCTCTCCACGACGGTGGCCTCCACCTTCGGCGGGCCCCTCGTCAAGGTCGCGGCGTTCGGCTACGGGGTGCGCAGGGCCCTGGGCCGCAAGGCAGGACCCGAATCAACCAATGTGCCCCCGGCGCCCGCCCGACGTACCGTGATCGTGGGGCGCACCGTCCCCTCCGCGCGGCGGCGGGGCAAGCGGAAGAAGGACTGA
- a CDS encoding DUF6167 family protein, which translates to MFRRTFWFTAGAAAGVWATTKVNRKIKQLTPESLAAQAANKAVEAGHKLKDFALDVRDGMAQREAELGEALGLDAPVDPELPGQRRVVVAIENARTSKTDKNKQGKYLSKSKYSYNRNEDH; encoded by the coding sequence ATGTTCCGCCGTACGTTCTGGTTCACCGCGGGCGCCGCTGCCGGTGTGTGGGCCACCACCAAGGTCAACCGCAAGATCAAGCAACTGACCCCCGAAAGCCTCGCGGCGCAGGCCGCGAACAAGGCGGTCGAGGCGGGTCACAAGCTCAAGGACTTCGCTCTCGACGTCCGCGACGGCATGGCCCAGCGCGAGGCCGAACTGGGGGAAGCCCTGGGCCTCGACGCCCCGGTCGACCCCGAACTGCCGGGCCAGCGCCGGGTGGTCGTGGCCATCGAGAACGCCAGGACCAGCAAGACCGACAAGAACAAGCAGGGCAAGTACCTCTCGAAGTCGAAGTACTCGTACAACCGGAATGAGGACCACTGA
- the alaS gene encoding alanine--tRNA ligase gives MESAEIRRRWLSFFEERGHTVVPSASLIADDPTLLLVPAGMVPFKPYFLGEVKPQFSRATSVQKCVRTPDIEEVGKTTRHGTFFQMCGNFSFGDYFKEGAIKFAWELLTSSVADGGYGLDPERLWVTVYLDDDEAETIWREKVGVPAERIQRLGKKDNYWSMGVPGPCGPCSEINYDRGPEFGVEGGPAVNDERYVEIWNLVFMQYERGEGTSKEDFEILGELPSKNIDTGLGLERLAMILQGVQNMYETDTLRVVMDKATELTGVRYGAEQGSDVSLRVVADHMRTSVMLIGDGVTPGNEGRGYVLRRIMRRAIRNMRLMGATGPVVHELVDTVIKSMGEQYPELETDRKRIETVALAEEAAFLKALKGGTNILDTAVTETKAAGGTVLSGDRAFLLHDTWGFPIDLTLEMAAEQGLSVDEDGFRRLMKEQRERAKADAQAKKTGHADLHAYREIADASGATDFTGYTLTENEAVIVGLLVNGVSSPAAREGDEVEVVLDRTPFYAEGGGQIADSGRIRLDSGAVVDIRDVQKPVPGVHVHKGVVQVGEITVGDQVWASIDVHRRRAIARAHSATHLTHQALRDALGPTAAQAGSENQPGRFRFDFGSPSAVPTAVMTDVEQKINEVLAHELDVQAEVMSIDEAKKQGAIAEFGEKYGERVRVVTIGDFSKELCGGTHVHNTAQLGLVKLLGESSIGSGVRRIEALVGVDAYNFLAKEHTVVAQLQELVKGRSEELPEKVSAMLGKLKDAEKEIEKFRAEKVLQAAAGLVDNAKDVRGVALVTGQVPDGTGADDLRKLVLDVRGRIQGDRPAVVALFTTANGRPLTVIATNEAARERGLKAGDLVRTAAKTLGGGGGGKPDVAQGGGQNPAAIGDAMSAVERLVAETA, from the coding sequence ATGGAGTCGGCCGAGATTCGCCGCCGCTGGCTGAGCTTCTTCGAGGAGCGCGGGCACACCGTCGTCCCTTCGGCGTCGCTCATCGCGGACGACCCGACTCTGCTCCTCGTCCCCGCGGGCATGGTGCCCTTCAAGCCCTACTTCCTCGGTGAGGTCAAGCCGCAGTTCTCGCGCGCCACGAGCGTGCAGAAGTGCGTGCGCACGCCGGACATCGAAGAGGTCGGCAAGACCACACGGCACGGCACGTTCTTCCAGATGTGCGGCAACTTCTCCTTCGGTGACTACTTCAAGGAAGGCGCCATCAAGTTCGCCTGGGAGCTGCTCACCAGCTCCGTGGCGGACGGTGGCTACGGCCTCGACCCCGAGCGCCTCTGGGTGACGGTCTACCTCGACGACGACGAGGCCGAGACCATCTGGCGCGAGAAGGTGGGCGTCCCCGCCGAGCGCATCCAGCGCCTGGGCAAGAAGGACAACTACTGGTCCATGGGCGTCCCCGGACCCTGCGGCCCCTGCTCCGAGATCAACTACGACCGCGGCCCCGAGTTCGGCGTCGAGGGCGGCCCGGCCGTCAACGACGAGCGGTACGTGGAGATCTGGAACCTGGTCTTCATGCAGTACGAGCGCGGCGAGGGCACCTCGAAGGAGGACTTCGAGATCCTCGGCGAGCTGCCCAGCAAGAACATCGACACCGGCCTCGGCCTCGAGCGTCTCGCCATGATCCTGCAGGGCGTGCAGAACATGTACGAGACCGACACCCTGCGCGTCGTCATGGACAAGGCCACCGAGCTGACCGGCGTCCGCTACGGCGCCGAGCAGGGCTCGGACGTCTCCCTGCGCGTGGTCGCCGACCATATGCGTACGTCCGTGATGCTCATCGGCGACGGCGTCACGCCCGGCAACGAAGGCCGCGGCTACGTGCTGCGCCGCATCATGCGCCGCGCCATCCGCAACATGCGCCTGATGGGGGCCACGGGCCCGGTCGTGCACGAGCTCGTCGACACGGTCATCAAGTCGATGGGCGAGCAGTACCCCGAGCTGGAGACCGACCGCAAGCGCATCGAGACCGTCGCGCTCGCCGAAGAGGCCGCCTTCCTCAAGGCCCTCAAGGGCGGCACGAACATCCTCGACACCGCCGTCACCGAGACCAAGGCCGCCGGCGGCACGGTCCTCTCCGGCGACCGGGCGTTCCTGCTCCACGACACCTGGGGCTTCCCGATCGACCTCACCCTGGAGATGGCCGCCGAACAGGGCCTCTCCGTGGACGAGGACGGCTTCCGGCGCCTGATGAAGGAGCAGCGGGAGCGCGCCAAGGCCGACGCCCAGGCCAAGAAGACCGGCCACGCCGACCTGCACGCCTACCGCGAGATCGCCGACGCCTCCGGCGCCACGGACTTCACCGGCTACACCCTCACCGAGAACGAGGCCGTGATCGTCGGCCTCCTGGTCAACGGCGTCTCGTCCCCCGCCGCCCGCGAGGGCGACGAGGTCGAGGTCGTCCTGGACCGCACCCCCTTCTATGCCGAGGGCGGCGGCCAGATCGCCGACTCCGGCCGGATCCGCCTCGACAGCGGCGCCGTCGTCGACATCCGTGACGTGCAGAAGCCGGTCCCCGGCGTGCACGTCCACAAGGGCGTCGTCCAGGTCGGCGAGATCACCGTCGGCGACCAGGTCTGGGCCTCGATCGACGTGCACCGCCGCCGTGCCATCGCCCGCGCCCACTCCGCCACGCACCTCACGCACCAGGCGCTGCGCGACGCGCTCGGCCCGACGGCCGCCCAGGCCGGTTCCGAGAACCAGCCGGGCCGCTTCCGCTTCGACTTCGGCTCCCCGTCGGCCGTGCCCACGGCCGTCATGACGGACGTCGAGCAGAAGATCAACGAAGTCCTGGCCCACGAACTCGACGTGCAGGCCGAGGTCATGTCGATCGACGAGGCCAAGAAGCAGGGTGCCATCGCCGAGTTCGGCGAGAAGTACGGCGAGCGGGTCCGCGTCGTCACCATCGGCGACTTCTCCAAGGAGCTGTGCGGCGGCACGCACGTGCACAACACCGCCCAGCTGGGTCTGGTGAAGCTGCTCGGCGAGTCGTCCATCGGCTCCGGCGTGCGCCGTATCGAGGCCCTGGTCGGCGTCGACGCGTACAACTTCCTCGCCAAGGAGCACACGGTCGTCGCCCAGCTCCAGGAACTGGTCAAGGGCCGTTCCGAGGAGCTGCCCGAGAAGGTCTCCGCCATGCTCGGCAAGCTGAAGGACGCCGAGAAGGAGATCGAGAAGTTCCGCGCGGAGAAGGTCCTCCAGGCCGCCGCCGGTCTCGTCGACAACGCCAAGGACGTGCGCGGCGTCGCTCTCGTCACCGGCCAGGTGCCGGACGGCACGGGCGCCGACGACCTGCGCAAGCTGGTCCTCGACGTGCGCGGCCGCATCCAGGGGGACCGCCCGGCCGTGGTGGCGCTGTTCACGACGGCCAACGGCCGCCCGCTGACGGTCATCGCCACGAACGAAGCCGCCCGCGAGCGCGGCCTCAAGGCCGGCGACCTCGTCCGTACGGCCGCCAAGACCCTCGGCGGCGGTGGCGGCGGCAAGCCGGACGTCGCCCAGGGCGGCGGTCAGAACCCCGCCGCGATCGGCGACGCCATGTCAGCCGTCGAGCGCCTCGTGGCAGAGACGGCCTGA
- the ruvX gene encoding Holliday junction resolvase RuvX, with product MRRGRRLAIDVGDARIGVASCDPDGILATPVETVPGRDVPAAQRRLKQLVEEYEPIEIVVGLPRSLKGGEGPAAVKVRAFTQDLARLVAPIPVRLLDERMTTVTASQGLRASGVKSKKGRSVIDQAAAVIILQQALESERASGKAPGEGVEVVI from the coding sequence ATGCGCCGGGGCCGACGCCTCGCGATCGACGTCGGTGACGCCCGGATCGGGGTCGCCTCGTGCGACCCCGACGGGATCCTCGCCACGCCGGTGGAGACGGTGCCGGGACGCGATGTCCCGGCTGCCCAGCGCCGGTTGAAGCAGCTCGTCGAGGAGTACGAACCGATCGAGATCGTCGTCGGTCTCCCTCGCTCCCTCAAGGGGGGCGAGGGCCCGGCGGCCGTCAAGGTCCGCGCCTTCACCCAGGACCTCGCGCGGCTGGTCGCGCCCATTCCGGTGAGACTTCTCGACGAGAGGATGACCACAGTGACGGCCAGTCAGGGGCTGCGCGCCTCGGGCGTGAAGTCCAAAAAGGGCAGGTCTGTCATCGATCAGGCGGCGGCCGTCATCATCCTTCAGCAGGCACTGGAGTCCGAACGGGCGTCAGGTAAAGCTCCGGGCGAGGGCGTCGAAGTGGTCATCTGA